The following proteins are encoded in a genomic region of Amycolatopsis sulphurea:
- the eccE gene encoding type VII secretion protein EccE: MSPPLRQRSGGITLGALPVANLVLLEVGVTIGLVLLAIDMSLKYVAIGVAALGLVLAFLRWGGGWFTQWLGLTLRYRFRSHDRVATPPPPDLEELPEESAVTGPEDARVNLLRLAVPDLVVAHGVDHERQQVGIAWADGTWTAVLLVEPTPALITQAGGAPSLPLSALAPCLEDRGVMLDSIQMIWHSYPGSAALPSDSPALSSYMEVLGPLPAAARRTTWIAVRLDPKRCPAAIRERGGGVVGAHRALIGALSRVRNALESRGVPTRPLDPDELLRASISAAELTSVAGSATEVTLQENWTGVTAAGIGHSSYAITNWPKSKITGSLNALTSVRALSATVAMSISPSADEGRIGLRGVVRLSARNPRELDAADQRLQSISERLGVELTPLRGLQVSAFAATLPIGGTA, translated from the coding sequence ATCTCCCCGCCGCTGCGGCAGCGTTCCGGCGGGATCACGCTCGGCGCGCTGCCGGTCGCGAACCTGGTGCTGCTGGAGGTCGGCGTCACGATCGGGCTCGTGCTGCTCGCCATCGACATGTCGCTCAAGTACGTCGCCATCGGCGTGGCCGCGCTCGGACTGGTACTGGCCTTCCTGCGCTGGGGCGGCGGCTGGTTCACCCAGTGGCTCGGCCTGACCCTGCGGTACCGGTTCCGCTCGCACGACCGGGTCGCGACTCCGCCGCCGCCCGATCTCGAAGAGCTGCCCGAGGAGAGCGCGGTCACCGGCCCGGAGGACGCCCGCGTCAACCTGCTGCGACTGGCCGTGCCGGACCTGGTCGTCGCGCACGGGGTGGATCACGAGCGCCAGCAGGTCGGGATCGCCTGGGCCGACGGCACCTGGACCGCGGTCCTGCTGGTGGAGCCGACGCCCGCGCTGATCACCCAGGCCGGTGGCGCGCCCAGCCTGCCGCTGTCCGCGCTGGCGCCCTGCCTCGAAGACCGCGGGGTGATGCTCGACTCCATCCAGATGATCTGGCACAGCTACCCGGGTTCGGCCGCGCTGCCGTCGGATTCGCCCGCACTCAGCTCCTACATGGAGGTGCTCGGCCCGCTGCCCGCGGCGGCTCGGCGCACCACCTGGATCGCCGTCCGGCTCGACCCGAAGCGCTGCCCGGCTGCGATCCGGGAGCGTGGCGGTGGTGTCGTCGGCGCGCACCGTGCGCTGATCGGCGCGCTTTCGCGGGTGCGCAACGCGCTCGAATCCCGTGGCGTGCCAACGCGTCCGCTCGATCCGGACGAGCTGTTGCGGGCCAGCATTTCGGCGGCGGAACTGACCTCGGTCGCGGGTTCGGCCACGGAGGTCACGCTGCAGGAGAACTGGACCGGCGTCACCGCGGCCGGGATCGGGCACTCCAGCTACGCGATCACGAACTGGCCGAAGAGCAAGATCACCGGCAGCCTCAACGCGCTCACCAGCGTGCGGGCCCTGTCCGCGACGGTCGCCATGTCGATTTCGCCCTCCGCCGACGAGGGCCGCATCGGCCTGCGCGGCGTGGTCCGGCTCAGCGCCCGGAATCCACGTGAGCTCGACGCCGCCGACCAGCGGCTGCAGAGCATCTCGGAGCGGCTCGGGGTGGAGCTGACCCCGTTGCGGGGCCTGCAGGTCTCCGCCTTCGCCGCGACCCTGCCGATCGGAGGTACCGCATGA